Proteins from a single region of Leuconostoc gasicomitatum LMG 18811:
- the nrdH gene encoding glutaredoxin-like protein NrdH yields MEKVIVYTKYDCVQCKMTKKFLETQGIPFKEINIEENTQYVDTLKADGFRQTPVVSIEGMPKFSGFRPDVLKQISA; encoded by the coding sequence ATGGAGAAAGTAATAGTATATACAAAGTACGATTGTGTACAATGCAAAATGACAAAAAAGTTTTTGGAAACACAAGGTATTCCGTTTAAAGAAATCAATATTGAAGAAAATACACAGTATGTTGATACACTAAAAGCGGATGGTTTCCGTCAAACACCAGTTGTGTCAATCGAAGGAATGCCAAAATTTTCTGGTTTCCGCCCAGATGTATTAAAGCAGATTTCAGCTTAA
- a CDS encoding hemolysin family protein, translating to MDSGPSMLLNFVIIVVVLLLAILFTLTEYSLVKVRLSALRDLQEKREKPSRNIANAIHMVTHLTEYLSTAQVGITLTSLILGWVGEETVANIILNSGALPPEYARAVASVSAMIIFTIVHAVFTDLVPKNIAIESPVKVLLFIVRPVRFFHITLFPMIWALDHLSNVITHLLGFRTDGEEDIYSQTEILSLSKNAAAAGELDAEDLTFMKRAFEMNDKVAVDIMIDRTSMTAIDVKTPIADALNLYLQERYSRFPVIADNDKDKVLGYVFNYDLVRQARIKDTDPVSKIMRDIPAVPENMDLHDVMDEMIIKRSPIAIVVDEYGGTSGLITDKDIYEELFGTVRDEIDDVSDDYIEKLGDHHYKVSGKMTLYDFERYFNQNVKELEDNDAVTLTGYVLNEDPEFRAGDTMKVANFRLTALDYDNAYISQFTVKVLPTPKQDRNNNGIFDEDENKQNEASSETTTQLN from the coding sequence TTGGATTCTGGTCCGTCTATGCTCCTCAACTTTGTCATTATTGTTGTGGTGTTACTACTCGCTATTTTGTTTACATTAACAGAATATTCTTTGGTGAAAGTCCGTCTTAGTGCTTTACGGGATTTGCAGGAAAAACGTGAAAAACCTTCACGAAATATCGCCAATGCCATTCACATGGTGACCCATCTAACTGAATATTTATCGACTGCACAAGTCGGTATTACATTAACAAGTTTAATATTAGGCTGGGTCGGTGAAGAAACCGTCGCTAATATTATTCTAAACTCAGGTGCTTTACCACCTGAGTATGCGCGCGCGGTTGCCTCAGTTTCTGCCATGATTATTTTTACAATAGTTCATGCTGTATTTACTGATCTGGTCCCCAAAAATATCGCTATTGAGTCCCCTGTTAAAGTCTTACTTTTTATTGTTCGCCCTGTTCGTTTTTTTCACATCACACTTTTCCCAATGATTTGGGCATTAGATCATTTATCAAACGTTATTACCCATTTGTTAGGATTTCGTACTGATGGTGAAGAAGACATTTATTCACAAACTGAAATTCTATCCTTATCTAAGAATGCTGCTGCTGCAGGAGAGTTAGATGCAGAAGACTTAACATTTATGAAACGTGCTTTTGAAATGAATGATAAAGTTGCCGTTGATATTATGATTGATCGCACATCTATGACAGCAATTGACGTCAAAACACCCATTGCTGATGCGCTTAATTTGTATTTGCAAGAACGTTATTCCCGTTTTCCAGTCATTGCAGATAACGATAAGGATAAGGTTTTGGGTTATGTCTTCAACTATGATTTAGTCAGACAAGCGCGAATTAAAGATACTGATCCGGTTTCTAAAATCATGCGTGACATTCCCGCCGTTCCTGAAAATATGGATTTACATGACGTTATGGATGAAATGATCATCAAGCGTTCACCAATCGCAATTGTTGTGGACGAATATGGTGGCACAAGTGGTTTAATTACCGACAAAGATATTTATGAAGAACTTTTTGGTACAGTTCGAGATGAAATTGATGATGTATCAGATGACTATATCGAAAAACTTGGAGACCATCATTATAAAGTTTCTGGTAAAATGACACTTTATGACTTTGAAAGATATTTCAACCAGAACGTTAAAGAATTAGAAGATAACGATGCTGTCACTTTGACTGGCTATGTATTAAATGAAGATCCCGAATTTCGAGCTGGTGATACCATGAAGGTTGCTAATTTCCGATTAACTGCGTTAGATTATGATAATGCTTATATCTCTCAGTTTACCGTGAAAGTACTCCCAACTCCTAAACAAGATCGAAATAACAATGGTATTTTTGATGAAGATGAGAATAAACAAAATGAAGCATCTTCAGAAACCACAACGCAACTTAATTAA
- a CDS encoding histidine phosphatase family protein, whose protein sequence is MAINLYIVRHGETYFNFLHRFQGWSDAPLTSKGIQHGLDAGSRLANIHFDGVYSSDLTRAIHTARYILKNNTSNSPVEPHELPDFREQFFGSFEGIDSEIVATTMSAYTTKNFTTYSDLVTEYGMAETMNTIRLADPFDFAENDEQWWTRVSHGFADIRDRHQDGDNVLIVSHGTTIRGIAEKLNRHDLASDAVKNGALMQIELLPNSANISRFNDDSTVF, encoded by the coding sequence ATGGCTATTAATCTTTATATTGTTCGACATGGAGAAACTTACTTTAATTTTTTGCATCGTTTTCAAGGCTGGTCAGATGCCCCACTGACATCAAAAGGTATTCAACACGGACTTGATGCAGGCTCAAGATTAGCTAATATACATTTTGATGGTGTATACTCTTCTGATTTAACACGCGCTATCCACACTGCTCGCTACATTTTAAAAAATAATACATCCAACTCTCCTGTTGAACCACATGAACTGCCTGACTTTCGAGAGCAATTTTTCGGTTCGTTTGAAGGCATTGACAGTGAAATTGTTGCAACTACGATGAGTGCATATACCACAAAAAATTTTACCACTTACTCAGACCTTGTAACAGAGTATGGCATGGCAGAAACGATGAACACAATTAGATTAGCAGACCCGTTCGATTTTGCAGAAAATGATGAGCAGTGGTGGACACGCGTATCTCATGGATTTGCTGATATTCGTGATCGTCATCAAGATGGCGACAATGTTCTCATCGTATCACACGGCACAACAATTCGTGGTATTGCAGAGAAATTAAATCGGCATGACCTTGCCAGCGACGCTGTTAAAAATGGTGCCCTCATGCAAATTGAATTACTGCCAAATTCAGCAAATATCTCTCGTTTTAATGATGATTCAACCGTTTTTTAA
- the hflX gene encoding GTPase HflX — MTQQHSNIETARQVFLAGLTTSNTNLTYELEELANLTTANNLDPVETFTQKLERPNPATYFGKGKVEELAEAVKSYDVDMIVANDELSPSQIRNLEKATNATVLDRTGLILDIFAQRAQTKEAKLQVQLARLQYQLPRLRTSMSISLDQQTGSGGSGFTSRGSGETKLEESRRRITAQMVHIRQDLSDLKKGDTTRSARRQENDLPNVALVGYTNAGKSTLMNRLLERFGVGSNTADSKQVFEKDMLFATLNTTVRQLTLPDKKQFLLSDTVGFVSKLPHNLVAAFQSTLQEAANADLLLHVVDVSDEHHKDMMATTEKTLSEVGITDIPMITIYNKADRTELTYPELSGENAITISALDSDSQTALIDLIKKHIFNDVEVVTLHIPLDQGAVQAKLAANHTFLSESYDETGSLLTVELSKLERELFTTYIV, encoded by the coding sequence ATGACACAGCAACACTCAAATATTGAAACAGCCCGACAAGTCTTTCTCGCCGGATTAACCACAAGCAATACTAACTTAACTTATGAATTAGAAGAATTGGCAAATCTAACAACAGCCAATAACTTAGACCCAGTTGAAACATTTACACAAAAGCTGGAGAGGCCTAATCCTGCCACATATTTTGGTAAAGGAAAAGTAGAAGAACTAGCTGAAGCTGTTAAAAGTTATGATGTTGATATGATTGTTGCAAATGATGAGTTATCCCCTTCACAAATTCGTAACTTAGAAAAAGCAACAAACGCAACTGTCCTTGATAGAACAGGCTTAATTTTAGATATTTTCGCACAACGGGCACAAACAAAAGAAGCCAAACTACAAGTTCAGCTAGCGCGACTACAATATCAATTACCGCGCTTACGTACCAGTATGTCTATCAGTTTAGATCAACAAACTGGTTCCGGTGGTAGTGGTTTTACCTCTCGTGGATCCGGTGAAACTAAGTTAGAAGAATCTCGTCGTCGTATTACTGCCCAAATGGTTCATATTCGTCAGGACTTATCTGACTTAAAAAAAGGTGATACCACTAGGTCTGCGCGTCGACAAGAAAATGACCTGCCAAATGTTGCCTTAGTCGGTTATACCAACGCGGGCAAATCTACTTTAATGAATCGTCTACTTGAACGATTTGGTGTCGGATCTAACACAGCAGATTCTAAACAGGTTTTCGAAAAAGATATGTTATTTGCTACTCTCAATACAACAGTTCGACAACTCACTTTGCCAGATAAAAAACAATTTTTATTGAGCGATACTGTTGGCTTTGTTTCAAAATTACCTCACAACCTGGTGGCAGCATTCCAGTCAACTTTGCAAGAAGCTGCAAATGCCGATCTTTTATTGCATGTTGTTGACGTATCTGATGAACATCACAAAGACATGATGGCAACGACTGAAAAAACACTATCTGAAGTCGGTATTACTGATATACCTATGATTACAATTTACAATAAAGCTGATCGTACCGAACTAACCTATCCTGAACTATCAGGAGAAAACGCTATTACAATTTCAGCGCTAGATTCAGATTCCCAGACAGCCTTGATTGATTTAATTAAAAAGCACATCTTTAACGATGTTGAAGTAGTTACCTTACACATCCCCCTTGATCAAGGTGCTGTACAGGCTAAATTAGCAGCCAATCATACCTTCTTATCCGAATCGTACGACGAAACAGGTTCACTCCTAACTGTCGAACTTTCAAAATTAGAACGTGAGTTATTTACAACATATATTGTTTAA
- a CDS encoding Dyp-type peroxidase gives MVIEPSKAQDVWKDIGEHVQFTVLKLKRTNQVAVQEAIQEFADRSQAIIRSLRIRDSKVAGSELKVSFGFSSSAWDYLFPNQPKPAELETYESLSGPQYSMPATEGDIFFHIRASNEAVVYEAQTQFMRFLREVTTVVDETKGFRYFEGRAIIGFIDGTEAPAVEDAAPYALVGEEDKEFINGSYAFAQKWLHNMDVWQHLKTEEQEKAVGREKFTDIELKDEDKLQNAHNVASKLEQDGEEQKIIRMNVPFSEPASGKTGTYFMGYSRHWSITKGMLENMLEKSDFLLSFSDILSGQLFFIPSRDTLADIADGHFND, from the coding sequence ATGGTAATCGAACCATCCAAAGCACAAGATGTATGGAAAGATATTGGTGAGCATGTTCAATTCACTGTTTTAAAATTAAAACGAACAAATCAAGTTGCAGTACAAGAAGCAATTCAGGAATTTGCTGATCGTTCTCAAGCTATTATTCGATCTTTGAGAATTCGTGATTCAAAAGTAGCTGGATCAGAATTAAAGGTATCTTTCGGATTCAGCAGCTCTGCTTGGGATTATTTATTTCCTAATCAACCAAAACCGGCTGAATTAGAAACTTATGAATCATTATCAGGACCACAATACAGTATGCCAGCAACTGAGGGGGATATTTTTTTCCATATTCGTGCCAGTAATGAAGCTGTTGTGTATGAGGCGCAGACACAATTTATGCGTTTCTTAAGAGAGGTGACTACAGTTGTCGATGAGACAAAAGGTTTCCGTTATTTTGAAGGACGTGCGATTATTGGATTTATAGATGGGACAGAGGCACCAGCTGTTGAAGACGCAGCACCATATGCGTTAGTTGGTGAAGAAGATAAAGAATTTATTAATGGATCATACGCTTTCGCACAAAAATGGCTTCATAATATGGACGTCTGGCAACATCTTAAAACTGAAGAGCAAGAAAAAGCTGTTGGTCGTGAAAAATTTACTGATATTGAGTTAAAAGATGAGGATAAGCTTCAAAATGCCCATAATGTTGCCTCTAAATTAGAACAGGATGGTGAAGAACAAAAAATTATTCGAATGAACGTACCATTTTCAGAACCAGCATCTGGTAAAACTGGCACTTATTTCATGGGTTATTCACGTCATTGGTCAATTACAAAAGGCATGTTGGAAAATATGCTTGAAAAATCTGATTTTCTGTTAAGCTTTTCCGATATTTTATCTGGTCAACTATTTTTTATTCCTTCTCGTGATACTTTAGCTGACATCGCTGATGGTCATTTCAATGATTAA
- a CDS encoding MFS transporter, with product MFKNIRQLTPFSLMLLSISFIMSISQSTMTTAYPILMRNFNVSATTVQWLTTGFMVAMTLVMPLSPWLLDNVHLKPLLNSIVAIFLIGTAIAMLSPNFLGIIVGRLLEGMAVGALFPTFQSVIMENTTKGQRGLTMGVVGLVMGSALAVGPIISGVILQWVSWRALFALFFFTLLILIIAFQHLIKNTHSINKSNFDWLSAITLVGFGGVLYTIASLPSTGFNLTSCFILIISILLLLVFIVRQQKQSQPFLNLTVFKYQGFLPGLILTGISYSGLIIATVLMPLFYQRVFYLSPLWSGLLMVPAAIFLSQLNPRAGRLLNQIGLKKLVYIGMSMMIMGYSLLALAGTTSWFYGLVAAMLLEGGNAFVMMPSVTAANNALPKNLVSHGTALITTMRQVIGASSVVVATILLTFFNEHVSVGQSLTQTSGWFIIVPVIGFLLATRLQSHSQQQI from the coding sequence ATGTTTAAAAATATACGCCAATTAACACCATTTTCCCTGATGCTGCTATCAATTTCATTTATTATGTCAATTAGTCAATCCACAATGACCACAGCCTACCCAATTTTAATGAGAAATTTTAATGTGAGTGCAACAACAGTACAATGGCTCACGACAGGTTTTATGGTGGCAATGACACTGGTTATGCCACTAAGTCCTTGGCTACTAGACAATGTACATTTGAAGCCGCTATTAAATAGTATTGTCGCCATCTTCTTAATCGGTACTGCCATAGCTATGCTATCACCAAATTTTTTAGGCATTATTGTTGGCAGATTACTTGAAGGCATGGCCGTCGGTGCTTTATTTCCAACATTTCAAAGTGTCATCATGGAAAACACAACAAAAGGACAGCGTGGTCTCACAATGGGTGTTGTTGGACTCGTGATGGGATCAGCGCTAGCTGTGGGGCCTATTATTTCTGGTGTTATTTTACAATGGGTGTCTTGGCGCGCGTTGTTTGCTTTGTTTTTCTTTACCCTGTTAATTTTAATTATTGCTTTCCAACACTTAATTAAAAACACACATTCTATTAACAAGTCTAACTTTGATTGGTTATCAGCCATAACACTCGTTGGTTTTGGTGGTGTTTTATACACTATTGCTAGTCTGCCGAGCACCGGATTTAATTTAACATCATGTTTTATTCTTATAATAAGTATCCTCCTACTGCTTGTTTTTATTGTACGTCAGCAAAAACAATCTCAACCGTTTTTAAATCTAACCGTCTTTAAATATCAAGGCTTTTTGCCTGGTTTAATCTTAACCGGCATATCTTACTCCGGTTTAATCATTGCAACCGTATTGATGCCACTTTTTTATCAACGTGTTTTTTATTTATCCCCACTGTGGTCAGGGTTATTAATGGTGCCAGCGGCAATTTTTCTCAGTCAACTCAATCCGCGTGCAGGCCGTTTGTTAAATCAAATTGGATTGAAAAAGTTAGTTTATATTGGTATGTCGATGATGATCATGGGCTATTCCCTACTCGCCCTTGCCGGAACAACTTCGTGGTTCTATGGACTAGTCGCGGCTATGCTTTTAGAAGGCGGCAACGCGTTTGTTATGATGCCATCTGTAACGGCTGCTAACAATGCTTTACCAAAAAATTTAGTTAGCCATGGCACGGCACTCATCACAACTATGCGCCAAGTTATTGGTGCTAGTAGTGTTGTCGTAGCAACTATTTTACTGACCTTTTTCAATGAACACGTTTCAGTTGGCCAATCATTAACACAAACAAGTGGTTGGTTTATTATTGTTCCAGTTATTGGGTTTTTATTAGCCACTAGGCTTCAGAGCCATTCTCAACAACAAATATGA
- the rpsI gene encoding 30S ribosomal protein S9, which produces MATAVQYAGTGRRKNSVARVRLVPGNGQITMNGKSIEEYIPFANLREVVLQPFNTTETLGNYDVLVNVIGGGYSGQAGATRHGIARALLTVDPDFRAALKAAGLLTRDSRMKERKKPGLKKARKASQFSKR; this is translated from the coding sequence ATGGCTACAGCAGTACAATATGCCGGCACAGGCCGTCGTAAGAACTCAGTTGCTCGTGTGCGTTTGGTTCCAGGTAATGGCCAAATCACAATGAACGGCAAGTCAATCGAAGAATATATTCCTTTCGCTAACTTGCGTGAAGTTGTTTTGCAACCATTTAACACAACTGAAACATTGGGAAATTATGATGTATTAGTTAATGTTATTGGTGGTGGTTATTCTGGTCAAGCTGGTGCAACACGTCACGGTATCGCCCGTGCGTTGTTGACAGTTGATCCTGATTTTCGTGCAGCATTGAAGGCAGCAGGTTTGCTGACTCGTGACTCACGTATGAAGGAACGTAAGAAGCCAGGTTTGAAGAAGGCTCGTAAGGCTTCTCAATTCTCAAAGCGTTAA
- the rplM gene encoding 50S ribosomal protein L13 encodes MRTTFLAKPGEIEKKWYIIDAKDVVLGRLSTVVASILRGKNKPTFTPNVDMGDHVIIINAGEVKLTGKKATDKIYYHHSNHPGGLKARTAGNYREFNPEKLLELSIHGMLPKNTLGRKQGLNLHVFAGSEHGHAAQQPEALDINTLI; translated from the coding sequence ATGCGTACAACATTTTTAGCAAAACCAGGTGAAATAGAAAAGAAGTGGTATATTATTGATGCCAAAGACGTCGTTTTGGGACGTTTGTCAACAGTAGTAGCTTCAATTTTACGTGGAAAGAACAAGCCAACGTTTACACCAAACGTTGACATGGGTGACCATGTTATTATTATTAATGCAGGCGAAGTTAAGTTGACTGGTAAAAAAGCCACTGATAAGATTTATTACCATCACTCAAATCACCCAGGTGGTTTGAAGGCTCGCACTGCTGGAAACTATCGTGAATTCAACCCTGAAAAGTTGCTTGAATTGTCAATACACGGTATGTTGCCAAAGAACACTTTGGGTCGTAAGCAAGGCTTGAACTTGCACGTGTTTGCAGGATCAGAACATGGTCATGCAGCACAACAACCTGAAGCACTTGACATCAACACGTTGATTTAA
- the truA gene encoding tRNA pseudouridine(38-40) synthase TruA, translating into MPRYKAIVSYDGSDFFGFQVQTKNGVERQRTVQGELNKAVNQMAKNPTPAIKVVGASRTDTGVHAFGQVVHFDLPFDINVIGVRKGLNTLLPKDIIIQSVDQVANDFHARFNTHAKRYVYRVSTQDFTDPFKRFYTGHFQWQLDVERIKIALPDLLGEHDFASFAASGNQTITTIRTITRADLKVNNDEQELVFTFEGNAFLYNQIRIMVGVLLEIGNGRRDVHDIIRLIAVKDREQARFTAPASGLYLDEIYYD; encoded by the coding sequence ATGCCAAGATATAAGGCGATAGTATCTTATGACGGATCCGATTTTTTTGGATTTCAAGTCCAAACTAAGAACGGTGTCGAACGACAACGGACGGTACAAGGTGAGTTGAACAAGGCAGTCAATCAAATGGCTAAAAATCCAACGCCTGCCATTAAAGTAGTTGGTGCATCACGAACAGACACTGGGGTACATGCTTTTGGACAAGTTGTGCATTTTGATTTACCGTTTGATATTAATGTTATTGGTGTACGTAAAGGACTAAACACATTATTACCAAAAGATATTATCATTCAATCTGTTGATCAAGTAGCAAATGATTTTCACGCACGCTTTAATACGCATGCTAAACGCTATGTGTATCGGGTATCAACTCAGGATTTTACAGATCCATTTAAACGCTTTTATACTGGACATTTTCAGTGGCAACTAGACGTTGAACGTATTAAAATAGCATTACCTGATTTGTTGGGAGAACATGATTTTGCTAGTTTTGCAGCATCTGGCAATCAAACAATTACGACAATACGTACGATTACGCGTGCCGACCTTAAGGTGAATAACGACGAGCAAGAACTAGTTTTTACTTTTGAAGGAAATGCCTTCCTGTATAATCAGATTAGAATTATGGTCGGTGTTTTGTTAGAGATTGGCAACGGCCGACGTGACGTGCACGATATTATCCGTCTAATAGCAGTTAAGGACAGGGAACAGGCACGATTCACTGCACCTGCTAGTGGCCTATATTTAGATGAAATTTATTATGACTAA
- a CDS encoding energy-coupling factor transporter transmembrane component T family protein yields MNNIMIGRFVPGNSWIHRLDPRTKMIVTFVYIIVMLWASNWQTYAWTAAFVVAMVKLTDQPFKLYWDGLKPIFWLILFTVILQLLFTPGTPILFSVGPFQVTVPGILNAIYVMVRFVLIILMSTILTLTTPPTSIANALESLLSPLKKIGVPVAELALMLAIALRFVPLLMDEMQKIMNAQKSRGMSFSTGGPIKRAKAIIPLLIPLFIGALQRALDLANAMEVRGFKDAVQRTKYRILSYQKIDKVAFAALIGFVIIFFVIKTWLHG; encoded by the coding sequence ATGAATAACATTATGATTGGTCGTTTCGTGCCAGGTAATTCATGGATACATCGTCTTGACCCACGCACAAAAATGATTGTAACATTTGTGTATATTATTGTGATGCTCTGGGCTAGTAATTGGCAAACATATGCTTGGACAGCAGCATTTGTTGTGGCGATGGTTAAATTAACAGATCAACCATTCAAACTGTATTGGGATGGTTTAAAACCAATTTTTTGGTTGATATTGTTTACTGTTATTTTACAGCTACTCTTTACACCAGGAACGCCCATATTATTTAGTGTTGGGCCGTTTCAAGTCACAGTACCAGGCATTTTAAATGCCATTTATGTGATGGTGCGTTTTGTGTTGATTATTTTAATGTCCACAATTTTGACCTTGACAACACCACCAACAAGTATTGCTAATGCACTAGAATCACTTCTTAGTCCACTCAAAAAAATTGGCGTCCCAGTTGCAGAATTAGCTTTAATGTTGGCTATTGCTCTTCGTTTTGTACCATTATTAATGGATGAAATGCAAAAAATTATGAATGCACAAAAATCTCGTGGCATGAGTTTTTCAACAGGTGGACCAATTAAACGTGCTAAAGCTATTATTCCGCTTTTGATTCCACTCTTTATAGGGGCACTACAACGGGCTTTAGACTTAGCTAATGCGATGGAGGTGCGTGGCTTTAAAGATGCTGTGCAACGCACTAAATATCGTATTTTGAGTTATCAAAAAATAGATAAGGTGGCATTTGCTGCTCTTATTGGATTTGTAATCATTTTTTTTGTAATTAAAACATGGCTGCACGGATAA
- a CDS encoding energy-coupling factor transporter ATPase, with protein MAIRFEKVNFSYGAGTTLAQSILHDVTLEMPTGQVTAIVGQTGSGKSTLIQHINGLLKPTSGRVTIDNFELTHHTKEKELVKLRKSVGIAFQFPENQLFANTVLEDVMYAPVNFGATKSEAKLAAEHALTRTGVVRELWGKSPFELSGGQMRRVAMAGTLSSDPSVVVMDEPAAGLDPKGQGELLQLVLELKKLGKTIVIISHQMDHVIAVADHVVVMHEGRVVAQESPQILFNRDITWFKTMKLDLPKAGQLAEKLRDEGITLSRRPLTLNELADLINTEVSHE; from the coding sequence ATGGCTATCAGATTTGAAAAAGTAAATTTCAGTTACGGTGCAGGCACAACATTGGCTCAAAGCATTTTACACGATGTGACACTGGAGATGCCAACGGGGCAAGTAACGGCTATTGTCGGGCAAACAGGTTCTGGTAAATCAACACTAATTCAACATATTAACGGTCTCTTAAAACCAACTAGTGGGCGTGTTACCATAGATAATTTTGAATTAACGCATCATACTAAGGAAAAAGAATTAGTAAAACTACGCAAGAGCGTCGGCATTGCTTTTCAATTTCCTGAAAATCAGTTATTTGCTAATACAGTTTTGGAAGATGTCATGTATGCGCCTGTAAATTTTGGAGCAACAAAGTCAGAGGCTAAATTGGCTGCAGAACATGCTTTGACGCGCACGGGGGTTGTGAGAGAACTGTGGGGGAAATCACCTTTCGAATTGTCAGGTGGTCAGATGCGCCGTGTTGCGATGGCTGGTACGTTGTCTAGTGACCCGAGTGTTGTGGTAATGGATGAGCCAGCTGCTGGCTTAGACCCAAAAGGACAAGGCGAATTATTACAATTAGTTTTAGAACTCAAAAAATTAGGTAAAACGATTGTTATCATCTCACATCAAATGGATCATGTTATTGCAGTAGCAGATCATGTTGTTGTTATGCATGAAGGACGTGTGGTCGCACAGGAGTCCCCACAGATATTGTTTAATCGGGATATTACCTGGTTCAAGACCATGAAATTAGATCTACCCAAAGCAGGTCAGTTAGCAGAAAAACTGCGAGACGAGGGGATTACTTTGTCTAGACGCCCTTTGACTCTAAATGAATTAGCTGATTTGATAAATACGGAGGTTAGTCATGAATAA
- a CDS encoding energy-coupling factor transporter ATPase yields MTQAIKINNLKYTYDDKDTVFDDFNLEINAGQWLALVGHNGSGKSTLAKLILGLIEADNGTITVFGEQLRIDTVHHVREQIGMVFQNPDNQFVGATVADDVAFGLENKEMPSSDMPNVIDEALTIVGMQDFKDREPHMLSGGQKQRVALASVLALQPKIIILDEATAMLDPDGRATVMATLQGLKQRFGSELTLITITHDMNEAMLADRVVVINDGQLILDGAPSEVFSQYDVMHHNGLELPFVGELAVRLDPKPDGYLDERELIKWLSDLKK; encoded by the coding sequence ATGACTCAAGCAATTAAAATAAACAATTTAAAATATACTTATGATGATAAAGATACTGTGTTTGATGACTTTAATCTAGAAATCAATGCTGGTCAGTGGTTGGCGTTAGTAGGTCATAATGGTTCAGGGAAATCAACTTTGGCTAAATTGATTTTAGGATTAATTGAAGCAGATAATGGCACCATTACGGTTTTTGGCGAGCAATTACGTATTGACACAGTTCACCATGTTCGTGAACAAATTGGTATGGTGTTTCAAAACCCAGATAATCAATTTGTTGGTGCGACTGTCGCTGATGACGTCGCATTTGGTTTAGAAAATAAAGAAATGCCAAGCAGTGACATGCCTAACGTGATTGATGAAGCATTAACAATAGTTGGGATGCAAGATTTTAAAGATCGAGAGCCACACATGCTTTCTGGTGGGCAGAAACAACGAGTAGCATTGGCGAGCGTTTTAGCCTTACAACCAAAAATTATTATTTTGGATGAAGCGACGGCGATGCTTGATCCAGATGGTCGTGCCACAGTCATGGCAACGCTTCAGGGTTTAAAACAGCGGTTTGGATCAGAGTTAACACTGATTACAATTACGCATGACATGAATGAAGCAATGTTAGCAGATAGAGTCGTAGTCATTAATGATGGACAACTTATTTTAGATGGTGCGCCATCAGAAGTGTTTAGTCAATATGATGTCATGCACCACAATGGATTAGAATTACCTTTTGTTGGTGAATTAGCGGTGCGATTAGATCCAAAACCTGATGGTTATTTAGATGAGAGAGAATTAATAAAATGGCTATCAGATTTGAAAAAGTAA